Proteins from a genomic interval of Lacticaseibacillus pabuli:
- a CDS encoding pyruvate carboxylase → MHKVLVANRGEIAIRIFRASEELGLKTVGIYAKEDGLSIHRFKANESYQVGAGKAPIAAYLDMDDIIRIAKQTGADAIHPGYGLLSENAEFAEKVRAAGITFVGPQTELLKIFGDKVAAKEAAVANGLQVVPGTPDPTDDFDEIQAFADKHGFPLMLKSAMGGGGKGMRIIRDQEQLEKDYPLARNEAITSFGDGRMYIERYIEHAKHIEVQIVGDSHGHVMHLFERDCSVQRRNQKVIEVAPAIGLDIKLREKICNAARDFMAAMHYENAGTVEFLVEGDKFYFMEVNPRVQVEHPVTEAITDLDIVQAQLRIADGADLHKDLGWPTQDNLHFRGAAIQCRITTEDPQNNFMPDTGTITTYRSPGGLGVRLDVGNAYAGAVVTPFFDSLLVKVGVFASTFPSAVAKMKRVLHEFRIVGVKTNLEFLKSVIRNPVFQSGQAETSFIDRTPSLFDYTMPGSRSNQLISYISDVNVNGFQGKEPRKPHVYPALEYKALTAEPKRNTNLVQLLNDKGPKAVTDWVQAQPELLLTDTTFRDAHQSLFATRLRSHDMLKIAPDFEKAMPNLFSSEMWGGATFDVAYRFLNEDPWERLAKMREAMPNTLLQMLFRGSNAVGYKNYPDNVIKQFIREAAKTGIDVFRIFDSLNWVPQLVPSIEAVKETGKIAEATICYTGDILSDTHPQYSLKYYVDLAKSLEKAGADMIAIKDMSALLTPGAASVLIAAIKDAVTIPVHLHTHDTTGTGVATYIAAAKAGVDIVDVAQSAFAATTSQPSMESLYHAMGDNERRPHLDIESAEHVNEYFSEIRPYYEQFGNKVSGPLTQIYDVEMPGGQYSNLQQQAQSMGLTDFGVVMKKYSEVNDLFGDIIKVTPSSKVVGDMALFMLQNNLTAKDVMDRGDKLDFPESVVSFFKGNIGQPPFGFPKKLQAIVLKGEKPLTERPGSLLPDADFDALGEELKAAGIKQPQMREILSYVLYPDVFKKYIKLHKDYGPVTHLETPVFFEGMRVGQQVDVTVANGQTYIIRLDVVGEPDATGLRDLYYTVNGQRREVVLRDATSQHSSGAHQLADPDNALQVGAPMAGRVLEVMCKPGQRVKKGDALFVSEAMKMETTVHAQTDGVVKNVYVEAGALVMSNELLATIEH, encoded by the coding sequence ATGCATAAAGTGTTAGTCGCGAACCGTGGCGAAATTGCCATTCGGATTTTCCGCGCCAGTGAAGAGTTGGGACTGAAGACGGTGGGGATTTACGCCAAGGAAGATGGCTTGTCGATTCACCGGTTTAAGGCGAATGAAAGTTACCAGGTCGGCGCAGGGAAGGCACCAATTGCGGCATATCTGGATATGGACGACATTATTCGTATCGCCAAACAAACAGGCGCGGATGCCATTCATCCGGGCTACGGTTTACTGAGCGAAAATGCGGAGTTCGCGGAAAAGGTTCGTGCAGCGGGGATTACCTTCGTTGGTCCACAAACCGAGTTGCTGAAGATCTTCGGGGACAAAGTTGCGGCTAAAGAAGCGGCGGTTGCCAACGGACTGCAAGTTGTGCCTGGCACGCCAGATCCAACTGATGATTTTGACGAGATTCAGGCCTTTGCTGACAAGCACGGCTTTCCACTGATGTTGAAGTCTGCCATGGGTGGCGGCGGCAAGGGGATGCGGATTATCCGCGACCAGGAGCAGCTGGAGAAGGACTATCCGCTTGCGCGTAACGAAGCCATCACGAGCTTTGGCGACGGCCGGATGTACATCGAACGCTACATTGAGCACGCCAAGCACATCGAAGTTCAGATTGTCGGCGACTCCCACGGGCACGTCATGCACTTGTTTGAACGTGACTGTTCTGTTCAGCGCCGGAATCAGAAGGTTATTGAAGTTGCGCCCGCGATTGGCCTCGATATTAAATTACGTGAAAAGATTTGCAACGCTGCGCGTGACTTCATGGCGGCAATGCACTACGAAAATGCCGGGACCGTTGAGTTTTTGGTCGAAGGCGACAAGTTCTACTTCATGGAAGTAAACCCCCGTGTTCAGGTTGAACATCCTGTCACCGAAGCCATCACGGACCTGGATATTGTTCAGGCCCAGTTGCGCATCGCTGACGGTGCTGACCTGCACAAGGACCTCGGCTGGCCGACGCAGGACAACCTGCACTTCCGCGGCGCCGCAATCCAGTGCCGGATCACTACCGAAGACCCTCAGAACAACTTTATGCCCGATACCGGCACGATTACGACTTATCGGTCACCCGGTGGTTTAGGAGTCCGTCTGGATGTTGGTAATGCATACGCTGGCGCTGTCGTCACGCCATTCTTCGACTCCCTGCTAGTTAAGGTCGGCGTCTTTGCCTCGACCTTCCCATCAGCTGTCGCGAAGATGAAGCGTGTGTTGCACGAATTCCGGATTGTCGGTGTGAAGACAAACCTCGAATTCCTGAAGAGTGTCATCCGCAATCCCGTGTTCCAGAGCGGCCAGGCCGAGACGTCATTCATCGACCGGACGCCTTCGCTCTTTGACTACACCATGCCTGGCAGTCGTTCCAACCAGCTGATTAGTTACATCAGTGATGTGAACGTCAACGGTTTCCAGGGTAAGGAACCTCGCAAGCCGCACGTATACCCAGCTTTGGAATACAAAGCGCTAACAGCTGAACCAAAGCGCAACACGAATCTGGTGCAGTTACTTAACGATAAGGGTCCCAAGGCCGTGACCGACTGGGTTCAGGCTCAGCCAGAGCTCCTACTGACGGACACGACCTTCCGTGATGCGCACCAGAGCCTGTTTGCGACGCGGCTGCGTAGTCACGATATGCTGAAAATTGCGCCCGATTTTGAAAAGGCCATGCCGAACCTGTTCTCCTCAGAGATGTGGGGTGGGGCGACCTTCGATGTGGCCTACCGTTTCTTGAACGAAGACCCGTGGGAACGGCTCGCTAAGATGCGCGAGGCCATGCCAAACACTTTGCTCCAGATGTTGTTCCGTGGTAGCAACGCGGTTGGTTACAAGAATTATCCTGATAATGTTATCAAGCAATTTATTCGTGAAGCAGCTAAGACCGGGATTGATGTCTTCCGAATTTTTGACTCCCTCAACTGGGTGCCACAGTTGGTCCCAAGTATTGAGGCGGTTAAGGAAACCGGTAAGATTGCCGAAGCCACGATTTGCTACACCGGTGACATTCTGAGCGATACGCACCCGCAGTACAGTCTCAAGTACTACGTCGATCTGGCCAAGTCCCTGGAAAAGGCCGGTGCAGACATGATTGCCATCAAGGATATGTCCGCACTGCTGACACCTGGCGCTGCGAGTGTCTTGATTGCGGCGATTAAGGATGCCGTGACCATTCCCGTTCACCTGCACACACACGACACGACCGGAACTGGGGTGGCGACGTACATTGCCGCTGCCAAGGCGGGTGTTGATATTGTCGATGTCGCCCAGTCCGCTTTTGCCGCAACGACCAGTCAGCCAAGCATGGAGAGCCTGTACCACGCAATGGGTGACAACGAGCGGCGGCCGCACTTGGACATCGAATCCGCAGAGCACGTGAACGAATACTTCAGCGAGATTCGGCCGTACTACGAGCAGTTCGGAAACAAGGTTAGCGGGCCACTCACGCAGATTTATGACGTTGAAATGCCCGGTGGTCAGTACTCCAACCTGCAGCAGCAGGCGCAGAGCATGGGCCTGACAGACTTCGGCGTCGTGATGAAGAAGTATTCCGAAGTCAATGACCTGTTTGGCGATATCATTAAGGTAACACCTAGTTCCAAAGTGGTCGGCGACATGGCATTGTTCATGTTGCAAAACAATCTGACCGCAAAGGACGTCATGGATCGCGGCGATAAGCTCGACTTCCCAGAATCTGTCGTTAGCTTCTTCAAGGGCAATATCGGGCAGCCACCATTTGGCTTCCCGAAGAAGCTCCAGGCGATTGTGCTCAAGGGCGAGAAGCCGTTAACCGAACGTCCTGGTTCCTTGCTACCAGACGCTGACTTTGATGCACTCGGCGAGGAACTCAAAGCGGCTGGCATTAAGCAGCCACAAATGCGTGAGATCTTGTCCTACGTCCTGTACCCAGATGTCTTCAAGAAGTACATCAAGTTGCACAAGGACTACGGGCCAGTGACACATCTGGAAACGCCGGTCTTCTTTGAGGGGATGCGCGTTGGCCAGCAGGTTGACGTAACGGTAGCAAACGGTCAAACTTATATTATTCGACTAGATGTTGTCGGCGAACCAGATGCGACTGGGTTGCGCGACCTGTACTACACGGTTAACGGGCAACGGCGCGAAGTTGTATTGCGCGACGCAACCAGTCAACACAGTTCAGGCGCACACCAGTTGGCAGACCCAGACAATGCGCTGCAAGTCGGTGCACCAATGGCCGGCCGGGTGCTGGAAGTGATGTGCAAACCGGGTCAACGCGTCAAGAAGGGCGATGCCTTATTCGTCTCCGAAGCGATGAAGATGGAAACGACCGTTCACGCCCAGACTGATGGTGTGGTCAAGAACGTGTACGTTGAAGCGGGCGCGCTTGTCATGAGCAATGAACTGCTGGCAACAATCGAGCATTAA
- a CDS encoding FtsW/RodA/SpoVE family cell cycle protein, with the protein MDYLILIPYLALCVFSVVMVFDASYSWVTVQYRQAATSYLVKQLTFVIIGIALAFLAMFSNRNLWRKKWFLYGFLGLTIFLLMFVLVLGKINPEFSANGASAWIPLGPFHLQPGELAKLVVILYMADIMSMRQRYISSVGVTHNILGPMPSYFRTIGATFGPFILLTAILLLVLLEPDTGGFAILFMILIIMMMASGFSAKGAMGWLGVFFAFAVSVFTLLVTKLPGVLAKSYQGRRFLAVVNPFKMAKDEGKQLVNSMYAINHGGLFGVGLGNGQMKAGYIPEPYTDFILSTITEELGVVGAILTVGAIILIVARIVMIGIRAKDVYHSLLMYGIATLIMIQTTFNVGAVVGLLPITGVTLPFVSYGGSSLLILSVAIGIVLNVSAREKRQRILEKDGEKHA; encoded by the coding sequence ATGGACTATCTCATCCTGATCCCGTACCTCGCGCTTTGCGTGTTCAGTGTGGTGATGGTTTTCGACGCAAGTTACTCTTGGGTAACGGTGCAGTACAGACAGGCGGCGACGAGTTACCTTGTTAAACAATTGACCTTTGTGATTATCGGCATCGCGTTAGCGTTTTTGGCGATGTTTTCTAATCGCAATCTGTGGCGCAAAAAATGGTTCCTCTATGGATTCCTGGGACTCACAATTTTTCTGCTTATGTTTGTCTTGGTGCTGGGGAAAATAAACCCCGAGTTCTCAGCAAACGGGGCGAGTGCCTGGATTCCGCTGGGACCATTTCACTTGCAGCCAGGGGAACTCGCTAAACTCGTGGTCATTTTGTACATGGCCGATATCATGAGTATGCGGCAGCGCTACATTAGTTCCGTGGGTGTGACGCATAACATACTTGGCCCCATGCCCAGCTACTTTCGAACGATTGGGGCAACATTTGGCCCGTTCATTCTCTTGACTGCCATTTTACTGTTAGTCCTACTAGAGCCTGATACCGGGGGCTTTGCCATCCTATTCATGATCTTGATTATCATGATGATGGCGAGCGGCTTTTCGGCAAAAGGCGCGATGGGCTGGCTGGGCGTTTTCTTCGCCTTTGCAGTGAGTGTGTTTACGTTATTGGTCACGAAGCTTCCGGGTGTGTTAGCCAAGTCCTATCAAGGCCGGCGTTTCTTGGCGGTTGTTAATCCGTTCAAGATGGCCAAGGATGAGGGTAAACAGCTCGTTAATTCGATGTACGCCATCAACCATGGGGGATTGTTTGGCGTTGGATTAGGCAACGGACAGATGAAGGCAGGATACATACCTGAGCCCTACACTGATTTTATTCTCTCGACGATTACTGAAGAACTCGGGGTAGTGGGTGCAATTCTGACGGTTGGTGCAATTATTCTCATCGTCGCGCGTATTGTCATGATTGGCATTCGGGCGAAGGATGTGTACCATTCCTTGCTCATGTACGGGATTGCAACCCTGATCATGATCCAGACCACGTTTAATGTTGGTGCTGTGGTCGGCCTGCTACCGATTACAGGGGTGACGCTGCCGTTTGTGTCTTATGGTGGTAGTAGTCTCCTGATACTGTCCGTCGCAATAGGGATTGTGTTGAACGTTTCTGCCCGCGAAAAGCGGCAACGGATTCTTGAAAAGGATGGGGAAAAACATGCATAA
- a CDS encoding MucBP domain-containing protein has product MKNNKLVNSENTLKTHFKMYKTNKGWMVAGITTAIFGVGLMRSQTVAADTNDAPDQSALVNQKQSSAASNSQQGNTVDDSKADEDNQPGTSEPSTSSNPQTDSSKSTKEQSPSAAISSSASADASATEGAAKTTTNGQQETVSQPTKFKTSSLAEVRPAPEPVPAPSPEPTPDPAKPAGTATATIDGQSSLTQSYQGITSPNPDDGSKNDATIKVSANNVVAGNVVTVSVPDFMRIFSTVPIQNTTMTMNADKTAVSYTANANLPTLVNFDVHMQAVTPTQPGAVQQGNVTVAVSDAQNASVNEVTMPVTASYKVADLQKGSPTLNVFASKDNPKNVQQNQDFESSIYVFHMENLAPSNLNSYSFNIPVPAGYQLNAAASLQMIQQNATYNPKSWTISQNGVGGDVVIALDKSQVAGDAVVTPPDFAWFVGKMTGTATGQQTAAQAATATISTKFGDSTATFPKFSVNVAADNTNPLVYGTKSDTVFIGPTDVNQFNFMTSDPLNIISNTNDLISPEFTFGVPTGTATTGIRLTIPSNALVMGEAATVTAFDQDGNQIATTSTTGMLPDSSGNYVWVPANVNTVASYKVTYNKLVNGTFGTTAVTPMLTVNNAVSQPTKVTIPVNINDGVSAPSTIDYHVTLTSSHLLTGFTNPHLDSIANHSQYFHPGDIATAKGQTPSVNTVTTDATVSYYPFDNRSIPTYNMLDDQAVMYLPIPNDTTYVSNSKFNANSTAIRDGNQNYVRIVIPAGTPVTTSANLKYNSVAAVTVNDGSINARINDDVTPLTKIAIPDASVAPMFIGIKNNQLDTNGWKTWTLQDIRDLGYGEIADQLQQAGYTEAYSEITRNKPTLTGGEQWPISVATSVTLDTRIKAGDDQQYVEGDGSTGVATFYPTTGATTGSIRVYVGNGGDSNLQQYTGLIDLPKSEDGADYSLNLQGQISVPANYRVQYSLNNVKGTDGSALTAEQLAQFADTQTDYSKVKSILITANNVEKGKPQQVIIPVAIDANAPAGLTANATAFNYAMNGTDVLGAKTTQLPTRTSAAQQHITINYLTNDANRKPVSIAKDVVADPGSTITLYAPIVTGYKVHGDATVSLTLTPGTTSYDFFYDPQAVAANVYFINSLTNAKIQDPISISGMVGSAIDLSSYNTLAGYTASAQNPSSYTFTTASAQPINLFFTPDAAQLTVNYVDQNNVALVPAKTFGVLVGSEYSLTAATVEGYTPDSTDQKYTVKDVNSSYTFKYTRDTVPVTIKYVLGDSDSGQEIQSATTGKSAPTGTTTNYSAPATITNPSGPINRYYLLEMDKNGASVTPDYGSKTPEVIYFHYGYVEEMSTPPIHFSKVIKRTIHYQYSDGSIPTDVNGQPLKDYDQPATLTGNGPDSKHIAWNPTSFQPVTVPVVSGATPNMTTVPKLIVLDDAPVKVTVIYTRNPITGGNGTGNNGGTNPGNGTGAGNDTNPNTNSNTNNVTNTNTNTNTGTNTDTIPNTDLPSTFGGVDNGTHQGSGVANSHSQNVDHNSNDGHGGLPNTFNAEGSQNGQASTNVAAGSASAQTQSGSNAFRNGQNGRQATLPQTGDGDASKTGLFGLVMLALTGLGALLPNRRKN; this is encoded by the coding sequence ATGAAAAATAATAAGCTAGTGAACTCCGAAAATACCTTAAAAACGCATTTCAAAATGTACAAAACTAACAAAGGCTGGATGGTTGCGGGCATCACGACTGCAATTTTTGGTGTGGGTTTAATGCGGTCACAAACCGTGGCGGCGGATACGAATGACGCGCCAGATCAGTCCGCCCTGGTAAATCAGAAACAATCTTCTGCGGCCTCGAATTCCCAGCAGGGTAATACTGTGGATGATTCTAAGGCCGACGAAGACAATCAGCCTGGGACTTCAGAACCTTCAACTTCTTCAAATCCACAAACTGATTCTTCTAAGTCCACCAAGGAGCAATCTCCATCTGCCGCAATTTCTAGCAGTGCATCGGCAGACGCATCGGCCACTGAAGGCGCCGCTAAGACAACTACAAATGGCCAACAAGAGACCGTTTCTCAGCCCACTAAATTTAAGACGTCATCATTAGCTGAGGTAAGGCCAGCCCCAGAGCCTGTGCCTGCGCCAAGCCCGGAGCCAACCCCGGACCCTGCAAAGCCGGCTGGAACAGCTACGGCAACAATTGATGGGCAGAGTAGCCTGACACAAAGCTATCAGGGCATTACTTCACCAAACCCCGATGATGGGAGCAAAAACGACGCAACAATTAAGGTCTCTGCGAATAATGTTGTTGCTGGGAATGTTGTGACTGTTTCTGTCCCAGACTTTATGCGTATTTTTTCAACAGTTCCCATTCAAAACACCACAATGACGATGAATGCCGATAAGACAGCGGTGAGTTATACCGCAAACGCAAATTTGCCTACACTAGTTAATTTTGATGTTCACATGCAAGCTGTCACACCTACACAACCTGGTGCTGTTCAACAGGGTAACGTCACAGTAGCAGTGAGTGACGCTCAAAATGCATCTGTAAATGAGGTTACAATGCCGGTTACTGCCAGCTACAAGGTTGCTGATCTACAAAAGGGCTCACCGACTTTAAATGTATTTGCAAGTAAGGATAATCCAAAAAATGTTCAACAAAATCAGGATTTTGAATCCTCTATTTACGTGTTTCACATGGAGAACCTAGCACCGTCCAACCTTAACAGTTACAGTTTTAATATACCTGTTCCTGCAGGCTATCAATTAAATGCAGCAGCTAGCCTCCAGATGATTCAACAAAATGCTACCTACAATCCTAAGAGTTGGACTATTTCTCAAAATGGAGTTGGCGGCGATGTGGTTATTGCGCTTGATAAGAGCCAAGTTGCTGGAGATGCTGTGGTGACACCACCTGATTTTGCTTGGTTCGTTGGTAAAATGACAGGCACAGCGACAGGACAGCAGACCGCTGCGCAGGCAGCAACAGCAACCATTTCAACTAAATTTGGTGACAGTACTGCAACCTTCCCAAAGTTCTCCGTTAATGTGGCCGCAGATAATACCAATCCATTAGTGTATGGCACGAAGTCAGATACCGTATTTATTGGCCCGACGGATGTTAATCAATTTAATTTCATGACTTCTGACCCATTGAATATCATTTCAAACACCAATGACTTGATTTCACCTGAATTTACTTTTGGCGTACCTACTGGGACAGCGACCACGGGTATCAGGTTGACTATCCCAAGTAACGCTCTCGTAATGGGGGAGGCAGCCACCGTTACCGCGTTTGACCAAGACGGAAACCAGATTGCGACGACTTCGACGACGGGCATGCTACCAGATTCATCCGGAAACTATGTTTGGGTGCCTGCAAACGTCAACACCGTTGCGAGTTACAAGGTGACATACAACAAACTCGTGAACGGCACATTTGGGACAACTGCCGTGACACCAATGTTGACGGTAAATAACGCTGTTTCTCAGCCTACAAAGGTGACCATACCAGTTAATATCAATGATGGCGTGAGTGCACCATCTACGATTGACTATCACGTGACCCTGACCTCAAGTCATTTGTTGACGGGGTTCACAAACCCACATTTGGATTCAATTGCTAATCACAGTCAGTACTTTCATCCTGGTGACATTGCTACTGCCAAGGGGCAAACACCTTCAGTAAATACGGTGACTACAGATGCGACTGTGAGTTACTACCCATTTGATAACCGTAGCATTCCCACTTATAACATGTTAGATGATCAGGCGGTTATGTACTTGCCGATTCCTAATGACACAACTTACGTTTCCAACTCCAAGTTTAATGCAAATTCTACCGCTATCCGGGATGGAAATCAGAATTATGTTCGTATTGTCATTCCCGCTGGAACGCCTGTAACGACTTCAGCTAATCTTAAATATAATTCTGTAGCGGCGGTTACGGTTAATGATGGTTCAATCAACGCACGAATCAACGATGACGTGACGCCTTTAACGAAAATTGCCATTCCTGACGCCTCAGTGGCTCCAATGTTTATCGGTATTAAGAACAATCAGCTGGATACAAACGGTTGGAAAACCTGGACCCTGCAGGATATTCGTGATTTGGGTTATGGCGAAATTGCGGATCAATTGCAACAGGCTGGCTATACAGAAGCCTATTCGGAAATTACCAGAAATAAGCCTACTCTTACTGGTGGCGAACAGTGGCCAATTTCCGTTGCAACGTCGGTGACACTCGACACCAGAATCAAGGCCGGCGATGATCAACAGTATGTCGAGGGTGACGGGTCTACCGGTGTTGCAACGTTCTACCCAACGACCGGAGCCACAACGGGTTCGATTCGAGTCTATGTTGGTAACGGCGGTGATTCTAACCTGCAACAGTACACAGGTTTGATTGACTTACCTAAGAGTGAAGATGGAGCAGATTACTCACTTAACCTCCAAGGTCAAATCTCGGTTCCAGCTAATTACCGTGTTCAATACAGCCTAAACAACGTGAAGGGCACGGACGGTTCTGCATTGACCGCTGAACAATTGGCTCAATTTGCAGATACTCAAACTGACTACTCAAAGGTGAAGAGCATATTAATCACTGCTAACAACGTCGAAAAGGGAAAACCGCAGCAAGTCATTATCCCAGTAGCTATTGATGCTAACGCGCCTGCTGGTTTAACGGCGAATGCGACTGCCTTTAACTATGCAATGAATGGTACTGACGTGCTAGGTGCAAAAACGACCCAGTTACCAACGCGCACTTCAGCAGCGCAACAGCACATTACCATTAATTACCTCACAAATGATGCCAATCGCAAGCCTGTTAGCATAGCGAAAGACGTTGTTGCTGATCCAGGATCGACAATAACCTTGTATGCGCCGATTGTCACGGGGTACAAAGTACACGGTGATGCAACGGTTTCACTCACGCTTACACCAGGAACGACCTCTTACGACTTCTTTTATGACCCTCAGGCTGTTGCGGCTAATGTTTACTTTATCAACTCACTTACCAATGCAAAGATTCAAGACCCAATATCGATTAGCGGAATGGTGGGGAGTGCCATTGACCTGAGCTCGTATAACACACTCGCCGGCTATACAGCAAGTGCCCAAAATCCAAGTTCATACACGTTTACGACAGCATCAGCGCAACCAATCAATCTCTTTTTCACACCTGACGCCGCGCAGTTGACCGTTAACTATGTGGACCAAAACAATGTAGCGCTCGTCCCTGCAAAAACATTTGGCGTATTGGTTGGGTCGGAGTACTCGCTAACTGCTGCGACAGTCGAAGGTTACACGCCTGATTCAACGGATCAAAAATACACGGTCAAAGATGTTAATTCGTCATATACCTTCAAATACACCCGTGACACGGTCCCAGTCACCATTAAGTATGTACTGGGTGACTCTGACTCTGGGCAAGAGATTCAGTCTGCCACGACGGGAAAATCTGCGCCAACGGGTACTACAACGAATTATTCGGCACCTGCGACAATCACGAATCCCAGTGGACCAATCAATCGTTATTACTTGCTGGAGATGGATAAAAATGGTGCAAGTGTCACGCCAGACTATGGCAGCAAGACACCTGAAGTCATTTACTTTCACTATGGATACGTGGAAGAAATGAGTACCCCGCCAATTCACTTCAGTAAGGTGATTAAGCGGACGATTCACTACCAGTATTCAGATGGCAGTATTCCAACAGACGTTAACGGTCAACCGCTTAAGGATTATGACCAGCCAGCGACACTGACGGGTAATGGACCAGATTCCAAGCATATTGCTTGGAATCCCACCTCGTTCCAACCTGTTACTGTACCAGTTGTATCTGGCGCGACGCCGAATATGACGACGGTTCCTAAGCTGATTGTTCTAGACGATGCACCGGTGAAGGTCACCGTCATCTACACTCGGAATCCAATCACTGGTGGAAATGGCACTGGCAACAATGGTGGCACAAACCCAGGAAACGGCACAGGTGCGGGTAATGATACTAATCCGAACACCAATTCGAATACGAATAACGTTACAAACACCAATACCAATACCAATACCGGTACAAACACCGACACCATTCCTAATACCGACCTACCTTCAACGTTTGGCGGTGTCGATAACGGAACGCACCAAGGCAGCGGCGTGGCCAATAGTCACAGTCAAAATGTTGACCACAACTCGAATGATGGTCATGGTGGCCTGCCAAACACCTTCAATGCTGAAGGTAGCCAAAATGGGCAAGCATCCACGAACGTGGCCGCTGGTAGTGCGAGTGCCCAAACCCAGTCCGGATCAAATGCATTCCGGAATGGTCAGAACGGACGCCAGGCGACATTGCCACAGACTGGTGATGGGGATGCAAGCAAGACCGGCCTGTTCGGACTGGTCATGTTGGCGCTCACTGGTCTCGGTGCATTATTACCAAATCGTCGTAAGAACTAG
- a CDS encoding DUF2252 domain-containing protein — MSDEKQLLDQIETPAEISTKNAVELLQERGRALRSQVPITNLGRRPVIQRDPVKIIDKTESHLIAELVPLRHSKMLATPAAFFRGTAELMAYDLSHEAQSGIRVLADGDAHLQNFGFYASPERNLLFDLNDFDEAAPNSFEFDLKRLVTSTYLLGSQSHFDEKEMDELASNLVRIYRKTTKTAFKKGALDRFFFSTKVSELIDKLPVEENAEILNKIVAKASKRDNESVVRKFTETTDEGNLRFKDNAPSSVHVPTEVEDKLKLGFISYLKTTRSDTALLLSQYHITDIIRHSVGIGSFGTSCYLILLTGMDNTHLVLQIKEALPRRRELGPNALVVTLEKERNSGRRIIAAQQILQKASDPFLGWFSVGKKSFYVRQFRDMKESVKVEQLNWQQFQVYTGTCSFLLALAHAQTPIDAMACGYMNKSFDATIQAWCKNYLHQVEDDYAAFVNKYGR; from the coding sequence ATGTCAGATGAAAAACAATTATTAGATCAAATTGAAACGCCTGCCGAAATCAGCACGAAAAACGCGGTTGAGCTCTTGCAGGAGCGGGGCCGTGCACTTCGTAGCCAGGTACCGATTACCAACCTTGGCCGGCGTCCAGTCATCCAGCGTGACCCGGTAAAAATCATTGATAAGACGGAATCACATTTAATCGCGGAGCTCGTGCCATTGCGCCACAGCAAGATGCTCGCCACGCCCGCTGCGTTTTTCCGTGGCACCGCTGAACTGATGGCCTATGATTTGAGCCACGAAGCCCAATCTGGGATTCGGGTATTGGCAGACGGGGATGCGCACCTGCAAAACTTTGGGTTCTACGCGTCACCAGAGCGCAATCTCTTGTTTGATTTGAACGATTTTGACGAGGCGGCACCTAATTCCTTCGAGTTTGATTTGAAGCGTTTGGTTACCAGTACCTATCTCCTGGGCTCGCAGTCGCACTTTGATGAAAAAGAGATGGATGAGCTCGCCAGCAACCTGGTCCGGATCTACCGCAAGACCACGAAGACGGCGTTTAAGAAGGGTGCCTTGGACCGTTTCTTCTTCAGTACCAAAGTCAGTGAACTCATCGATAAGCTACCTGTTGAAGAAAATGCGGAAATCCTGAACAAGATTGTGGCCAAGGCCAGCAAGCGTGATAACGAGTCTGTGGTTCGCAAGTTTACTGAAACAACGGATGAGGGTAACCTGCGCTTTAAGGATAATGCGCCGAGTTCCGTACACGTGCCAACAGAAGTTGAGGACAAGTTGAAACTCGGCTTCATTTCCTATCTGAAAACGACGCGCTCTGACACGGCACTGTTGTTGAGCCAGTACCACATCACGGACATCATTCGTCACAGTGTTGGGATTGGTTCTTTTGGGACATCTTGCTACTTGATTCTGCTGACGGGGATGGACAACACGCACCTGGTCTTGCAAATCAAGGAAGCACTGCCACGGCGGCGTGAACTCGGCCCAAATGCGCTGGTTGTCACGCTTGAAAAGGAACGTAATTCCGGCCGGCGCATCATCGCGGCCCAGCAGATTTTGCAAAAGGCCTCTGACCCATTCCTGGGCTGGTTTAGCGTTGGCAAGAAGAGCTTCTACGTCCGTCAGTTCCGGGATATGAAGGAAAGTGTCAAGGTCGAGCAGCTCAATTGGCAGCAGTTCCAAGTGTATACAGGTACCTGCAGCTTTTTGCTGGCACTGGCACACGCGCAAACACCCATTGACGCAATGGCTTGCGGGTACATGAATAAGAGCTTCGACGCGACGATTCAGGCTTGGTGCAAGAATTATTTGCACCAGGTTGAGGATGATTATGCGGCGTTTGTTAATAAGTATGGGCGCTAG